A genomic segment from Drosophila miranda strain MSH22 chromosome 3, D.miranda_PacBio2.1, whole genome shotgun sequence encodes:
- the LOC108160040 gene encoding WD repeat-containing protein CG11141 — protein sequence MANSKELCSIREWAPLTDIIDHIPARLQRGFFSANLNLTCVDGTNEFLAVGSDAGIVFWYNRQTGEMQKLKSEVATRITCVKIVNSVEYMVAAGCANGQVSIFQIQKELPQDLNLVAPCTRSKPIERYTIRDLHRCVVSCCEWSKNGMKLFSGDRQGVVVLTEFDYQSHLSKSVEILSEAYEIVQLSVHQSHLLVATLYRCIVCQRDVQTGQWHITQVGKKDRKQLIDCGGVFLKKLSNSKPQLICGRPGLRFWIADTIGNVSRTLLFRDAVLRSPTWEIPILNPKLRSDPSTRAQPAVAEDGESEVPYVASSNFRQLYLYDGQDSLLVTHDDTTLYILNVDRLKVEAVARGFRKILDFCVYGKEIFVLEGERSLLRLAPLPEPPNKTAKVIFNPLMPPPVPVLGAPHSSQLESPLELQAEPLHCAEECFELPPVEKLDLNVPIELAVESPLAQQNRRLDIFRRIGEMDFEQSIVHTSGTTSSRRRKTSVVKQSSGLGVVEIGHETHEMKLPLTSAATIMEASYCQMENNGLASPLDLKSAFMEHLPDTLSPTTLQKTVAAKAKSLAAELDLPEVHLAPLTQEELCAAHAQTKQLTESLISCYPTRLEEASMQTAPHKMHTVDDYNAGQPIDGICASAPTKPKVAPLKFVNSRPKATLTLKDDTDEEEYTSFLPDFRRAGDPLRNETPATSDSNTSSEWEFLDN from the exons ATGGCCAACAGCAAGGAGTTGTGCTCCATACGGGAGTGGGCCCCGCTAACTGATATCATCGATCACATTCCGGCACGGCTGCAGCGGGGATTCTTTTCAGCCAATCTCAATTTAACTTGCGTCGATGGAACAAACGAATTCCTGGCCGTGGGTAGTGATGCGGGCATTGTATTCTGGTACAATCGCCAAACGGGCGAGATGCAGAAGCTCAAGTCGGAG GTTGCCACACGCATTACGTGCGTGAAGATAGTCAATTCGGTGGAGTACATGGTGGCTGCAGGATGCGCCAATGGACAAGTCAGCATATTCCAGATACAGAAGGAACTGCCCCAGGACTTGAATCTGGTGGCTCCCTGTACGCGCAGCAAGCCCATCGAACGCTACACCATCCGCGACCTGCACCGCTGCGTGGTCAGCTGCTGCGAGTGGTCGAAGAATGGAATGAAACTCTTCTCCGGCGACCGCCAAGGCGTTGTGGTGCTAACGGAATTCGACTATCAATCG CACCTAAGCAAATCTGTTGAGATCCTGAGCGAAGCCTATGAAATCGTCCAGCTAAGCGTACACCAAAGCCACTTGCTCGTGGCCACGCTCTATCGTTGTATCGTGTGCCAGCGCGACGTCCAAACTGGACAGTGGCACATCACCCAGGTGGGCAAGAAGGATCGCAAGCAGCTCATCGACTGTGGCGGCGTGTTCCTTAAGAAGTTGTCGAATAGCAAGCCACAGCTCATTTGCGGGCGACCTGGTCTGCGCTTCTGGATAGCCGACACCATCGGCAATGTGTCTAGGACCCTTCTATTTAGGGACGCTGTGCTGCGCAGTCCCACGTGGGAGATACCCATACTAAACCCGAAGCTGCGCAGTGATCCATCCACCAGGGCACAACCAGCCGTTGCGGAAGATGGAGAAAGCGAAGTGCCCTACGTGGCCAGCAGCAATTTCCGCCAGTTGTATTTGTACGACGGCCAGGACTCCTTGCTGGTGACCCATGACGATACCACTTTGTATATATTGAATGTCGACCGCCTCAAGGTGGAAGCGGTAGCGCGCGGGTTTCGCAAAATTCTCGACTTTTGCGTTTATGGCAAGGAAATCTTTGTTCTGGAAGGCGAGCGCTCCCTGTTGCGGTTGGCTCCACTTCCGGAGCCACCAAACAAGACGGCGAAAGTAATATTTAATCCGTTGATGCCGCCGCCAGTTCCTGTCCTAGGCGCTCCGCACTCCTCCCAGCTGGAGTCACCGCTGGAACTGCAAGCGGAGCCCCTGCACTGTGCCGAAGAATGCTTTGAGCTGCCACCCGTCGAGAAGCTCGATCTGAACGTTCCCATTGAGCTGGCCGTGGAGTCGCCGTTGGCTCAGCAGAACCGACGCCTAGACATTTTTCGTCGCATAGGCGAAATGGATTTCGAGCAGTCTATAGTTCACACCAGCGGTACGACCTCCAGTAGAAGGCGCAAGACATCTGTGGTCAAGCAGAGCAGTGGCTTGGGCGTCGTAGAAATCGGCCACGAGACACATGAGATGAAACTGCCGCTCACTAGTGCCGCCACGATAATGGAGGCCAGCTACTGTCAGATGGAGAA CAATGGCCTGGCTTCGCCTTTGGACTTGAAGAGCGCCTTTATGGAGCACCTACCGGACACCCTGAGCCCGACCACACTTCAAAAGACCGTAGCGGCCAAAGCCAAGTCCCTCGCCGCCGAGCTGGACCTGCCCGAGGTGCACCTGGCCCCACTCACTCAAGAAGAGCTGTGTGCCGCCCATGCTCAGACGAAACAACTGACTGAGTCTTTGATCAGCTGTTATCCCACGCGACTGGAGGAGGCCAGTATGCAGACAGCTCCACACAAAATGCATACCGTCGACGATTACAATGCGGGCCAGCCGATAGACGGGATTTGTGCGTCTGCTCCCACGAAGCCAAAAGTGGCGCCTCTAAAGTTTGTCAACAGCAGGCCGAAGGCAACACTAACCCTGAAAGATGATACGGACGAGGAGGAGTACACAAGCTTTTTGCCAGACTTTCGACGGGCTGGAGACCCCTTGAGAAATGAAACCCCAGCCACAAGCGATTCCAACACGTCCAGCGAATGGGAGTTTCTGGACAATTAG
- the LOC108159039 gene encoding probable peroxisomal membrane protein PEX13 — MADNNNLRNAVINEAPLVPPTSIVGPGFSSGPPPDAVLRTPFAGNVRALPNLAPPLPLSPFQQTQYGYGGAYGNNSYAGGYGGYNTGGGFGGGYGGMGQFGSGWGAPYRSYCGDFGGGYNRFGGMGGIDPEQRFIQMAEASSRPAFQSIESLVSAIGNIASMLDSTFFALTSSFRAILGVAANFGRLRSVFAQFWTTFTIFRGLKWIYRKILFWLRLSNLDPSSEAFKKAFAEALNENHSQVGGGPQPPRKRNSPWPVLAFISFIFTAPYLIMKLLGSVTNTAQEEARNPSKWVAPIHTQAVYDFAARNQSELSLSAGQSLQVAPREIQQTVNLLNTGWALATTNGQTSGIIPISYVKSPQQLRQDQEQVKPTQPRPELMNLSTDAFPAPPLDQQMNYDFNLAAQQQAPLGPPSTATAAFEEGFA; from the exons ATGGCCGACAACAATAATCTTCGCAACGCTGTGATCAACGAGGCGCCTTTAGTGCCGCCGACGAGTATTGTTGGACCCGGATTTTCCAGTGGGCCTCCGCCAGATGCAGTGCTGCGCACTCCCTTCGCCGGTAATGTGCGTGCTCTACCAAACCTCGCCCCACCACTTCCACTGTCGCCGTTTCAACAGACGCAATATGGATATGGCGGAGCATATGGAAACAATAGCTACGCTGGTGGCTATGGCGGCTACAACACGGGAGGAGGATTCGGAGGAGGATATGGAGGAATGGGCCAATTTGGTAGCGGTTGGGGAGCTCCGTACAGGTCGTATTGCGGTGACTTTGGCGGAGGCTACAACAGATTTGGCGGTATGGGGGGCATTGATCCGGAACAGCGATTCATCCAGATGGCCGAGGCAAGCTCGCGTCCAGCGTTCCAGAGTATAGAGTCCTTAGTATCGGCCATTGGGAACATTGCCTCCATGCTGGACTCGACATTCTTTGCGTTAACGAGCTCATTTCGGGCCATTCTCGGCGTGGCAGCGAACTTTGGACGTCTGCGCAGCGTTTTTGCGCAGTTCTGGACGACATTTACCATCTTCCGAGGGCTGAAATGGATCTACAGAAA GATTCTTTTCTGGCTGCGATTATCGAATTTGGATCCTTCTTCGGAGGCCTTCAAGAAGGCCTTTGCTGAAGCTCTCAACGAAAACCATAGTCAGGTCGGAGGGGGACCACAGCCTCCGCGAAAAAGAAATTCGCCCTGGCCGGTATTAGCCTTCATAAGCTTTATATTCACGGCTCCCTATCTGATCATGAAGCTGTTGGGCTCGGTAACGAACACGGCCCAGGAGGAAG CCCGCAATCCATCCAAGTGGGTCGCACCGATTCACACCCAGGCTGTGTACGATTTCGCCGCTCGGAATCAGAGTGAACTCTCGCTGAGTGCCGGCCAGTCGCTCCAGGTGGCCCCCCGCGAGATCCAACAGACTGTCAATCTGCTCAATACCGGCTGGGCCTTGGCCACAACAAATGGCCAGACTTCAGGCATCATTCCCATTAGCTATGTGAAATCACCGCAGCAACTACGCCAGGATCAGGAACAAGTTAAACCCACCCAGCCGAGACCTGAGCTGATGAATCTTTCTACAGATGCTTTTCCCGCACCGCCGTTGGATCAACAAATGAACTACGACTTCAACCTGGCGGCCCAGCAACAGGCACCCCTTGGGCCGCCCTCAACTGCAACAGCGGCATTTGAAGAGGGTTTCGCTTGA
- the LOC108159037 gene encoding transcription factor Dp gives MAHNSSAAAAASGAAKTDEVNFFFQDEHGQIATMRKPAQVKSEMHSGKSSVVYATSSSARNSVSGNGSGIGTVGRMGAFSQMGSTNQGQFIRLQDNGTVIPKTENTSYTTGSAQKSASGGGGMYDGIKERFERFTPNNPIKIKSRLHAIQSNHSTSASSSTAQKKRKPDKAGKGLRHFSMKVCEKVEEKGKTTYNEVADDLVSEEMKNNAYDSNCDQKNIRRRVYDALNVLMAINVISKDKKEIRWIGLPANSAEQFLALEEENSLRRERIKQKNDMLREMIMQHVAFKGLVERNKHNESQGVVPSANASCQLPFIIVNTHKSTKINCSVTNDKSEYIFKFDKTFEMHDDIEVLKRMGFCLGLDKGKCTPENIERVKNWVPPNLAKYVEAYGAGKTGETMYDSDDEDTEFTVYNDSQSLSQNTTQRTIGDGLKLELDDDELEDDID, from the exons ATGGCGCATAActcttcagcagcagcagcagcgagcgGTGCAGCTAAAACGGATGAAGTAAACTTCTTCTTTCAAGATGAGCATG GACAAATAGCCACAATGCGGAAGCCGGCACAAGTGAAATCCGAAATGCATAGTGGAAAATCTTCCGTAGTGTATGCCACCAGCTCTTCCGCGCGCAACAGTGTCAGTGGCAATGGCAGTGGCATTGGCACCGTTGGACGCATGGGCGCGTTCAGTCAGATG GGCTCCACAAATCAGGGACAGTTCATTCGATTGCAGGACAACGGTACGGTCATTCCAAAAACAGAAA ATACTTCATACACAACTGGGTCGGCACAGAAGAGCGCCAGCGGGGGCGGCGGCATGTACGACGGG ATAAAGGAACGCTTTGAGAGGTTTACGCCAAATAATCCCATTAAAATTAAGTCAAGACT CCATGCCATACAGAGCAACCACTCAACTTCCGCCTCATCCTCGACAGCACAAAAGAAACGCAAGCCGGACAAGGCCGGCAAGGGTCTGCGCCACTTCTCGATGAAGGTGTGCGAGAAGGTTGAGGAGAAGGGCAAAACCACATACAATGAAGTGGCCGACGACCTCGTCAGCGAAGAAATGAAAAACAATGCATACGACAGTAACTGTGATCAAAAGAATATCCGACGTCGTGTCTACGATGCGCTCAACGTACTGATGGCAATCAATGTTATATCCAAGGATAAGAAGGAAATACGCTGGATAGGACTGCCCGCCAACTCAGCGGAG CAATTTCTGGCGTTGGAAGAGGAGAATAGTCTCCGGCGGGAGCGTATCAAACAGAAAAATGATATGCTGCGCGAAATGATTATGCAGCATGTAGCATTCAAAGGCCTAGTCGAGCGAAACAAGCATAATGAGAGCCAGGGCGTGGTGCCCTCAGCCAATGCATCCTGTCAGCTGCCGTTCATCATAGTTAACACGCACAAATCGACCAAGATCAACTGCAGCGTGACCAACGACAA GTCCGAATACATATTCAAGTTCGACAAGACATTTGAAATGCACGATGACATTGAAGTCCTCAAGCGTATGGGCTTCTGTTTGG GCTTGGATAAGGGTAAGTGCACGCCCGAAAACATTGAGCGCGTGAAGAATTGGGTCCCACCAAATCTAGCCAAATATGTAGAAG CTTATGGAGCCGGAAAAACTGGAGAAACCATGTACGATTCCGACGACGAGGATACCGAATTCACAGTGTACAATGATTCTCAAAGCTTGTCACAAAACACAACACAGCGCACCATTGGTGACGGTCTCAAGCTGGAGCTGGACGATGACGAGCTGGAGGATGACATAGATTGA
- the LOC108159040 gene encoding F-box/SPRY domain-containing protein 1, with product MVDRVAALCNYNVLEVVFSYLDLNDLGRCSQVCKSWFHFLNDENSDVWRFHCLNKLPKEVTKSELLSPVPTYKTKLRAFFHSWNPSDCSRNVYIKPNGFTLHRNPVAQSTDAARAKIGFRHGRHAWEVIWEGPLGTVAVIGISTKEAALQCHGYVALLGSDDQSWGWNLVENHLLHNGDMQGGYPLLNNAPKYQVGERIRVILDCDDYTLSFEKNYEFLGVAFRGLPDKKLFPTVSAVYGNTEVSMVYCGTPLDG from the exons atggtCGATCGTGTGGCAGCTCTGTGCAATTATAATGTCTTGGAGGTTGTATTTTCGTACCTGGACCTCAATGACTTAGGCCGCTGTTCGCAAGTCTGCAAAAGTTGGTTCCACTTCCTAAACGACGAGAACAGCGACGTCTGGCGGTTTCACTGTCTGAACAAGCTGCCAAAGGAAGTCACCAAGTCGGAATTGCTGTCTCCAGTCCCCACCTACAAGACAAAGCTGCGAGCGTTCTTTCATTCGTGGAATCCCAGCGATTGCTCGCGAAATGTGTATATTAAGCCGAATGGATTCACCCTGCATCG GAACCCTGTGGCTCAGAGCACAGACGCTGCAAGGGCCAAAATCGGCTTTCGACACGGACGCCATGCctgggaagtcatctgggagGGTCCACTCGGAACGGTAGCCGTAATTGGGATATCTACAAAGGAGGCGGCCCTTCAATGTCACGGCTATGTGGCCCTATTGGGGTCCGATGATCAGAGCTGGGGCTGGAACCTGGTCGAGAACCATCTATTGCACAACGGCGACATGCAGGGAGGTTATCCATTGTTGAACAATGCACCCAAATATCAGGTGGGCGAGCGGATTCGCGTCATATTGGACTGTGATGATTATACTTTATCGTTTGAAAAGAACTACGAGTTTCTGGGCGTGGCCTTTCGAG GTTTGCCCGATAAAAAGCTTTTTCCCACAGTATCTGCTGTCTATGGCAACACTGAGGTGTCTATGGTCTATTGTGGCACCCCCTTAGACGGTTAG
- the LOC117185752 gene encoding COP9 signalosome complex subunit 9 homolog: MDLNMKPSLAADEMFSEGPGYMEMDESGGATGMMMDHLPTNDKHVHADFYNNFDDLFDDDNWAKVKQTGDNPKQ; encoded by the exons ATGGATCTGAATATGAAGCCTTCACTAGCTGCCGATGAGATGTTTTCAGAGGGCCCCGGCTATATGGAAATGGACGAG TCGGGCGGCGCTACTGGCATGATGATGGATCATCTTCCCACCAATGATAAACATGTGCATGCTGATTTTTACAATAATTTCGATGATCTGTTTGACGATGACAATTGGGCCAAAGTCAAGCAAACTGGCGACAATCCCAAACAGTAG
- the LOC108159042 gene encoding UPF0587 protein GA18326 produces MVRVGLQISATLENIDKLETSHPDYPFFVKLTCSNCGEQSDKWHDITESERVQQDTRNTAGFNFFMKCKMCSRENSIDIVEKSNVPYTADDSGKLKTIVIFDCRGLEPVDFSPRSGWKVFSSENGQSFEDVDLSEDDWVEYDQKNNNSVGVYEFASKFIKIKK; encoded by the exons ATGGTTCGCGTGGGACTTCAAATATCTGCCACATTGGAGAACATAGATAAATTAGAGACTTCCCATCCAGACTATCCATTCTTCGTGAAGTTGACCTGCAGCAACTGCGGCGAGCAGTCCGACAAATGGCACGACATAACCGAATCGGAGCGAGTGCAGCAGGATACCCGGAACACGGCCGGATTTAATTTCTTCATGAAATGCAAAATGTGCAGTCGGGAGAATAGCATCGATATTGTAGAAAAGTCAAACG TGCCCTACACGGCGGATGATAGTGGAAAACTTAAGACTATCGTCATCTTTGACTGTCGCGGCCTGGAACCTGTTGATTTCTCCCCCCGCTCCGGCTGGAAGGTTTTCTCCTCCGAAAATGGCCAGTCTTTCGAGGATGTCGATCTATCGGAAGACGACTGGGTGGAGTACGATCAGAAGAATAACAACTCCGTAGGGGTTTACGAGTTCGCCTCAAAATTCATCAAGATAAAGAAGTGA
- the LOC108159036 gene encoding organic cation transporter protein, with product MSPSAAGATTDLLDFDEILTQIGEFGRYQRRNYLLICLPVLFAAANSLSYVFTAGKPTYRCYIPGCDSIQAPEYHADWLHIAVPGTWSKKGLFTPANCDRYVANETSGFSWDPLQPGQCTADNFTQEEERCLQFVYGTQERTIVQEWQLTCQENAWKLAFVGTTHFAGLVIGTALFGYLADRFGRKRIFLFCIVFMAVTGIAQALAWDYISFLSFALLNAVGTSGVYPLAFIIGVEMVGPRKREMSSIVLNYFYAVGEALLGLSVFIPNWRHLQLILSIPPLLFLGYFWIVPESVRWLLARNQREKAGVIIRRAAEVNRRDISIELLASFKQQELDMESTDYDPKEKQENNQIWLAVKEVFASHVLIIRYVNMLFIWAVNAIVYYGLSLNSTSLSGNKYLNFTLVCLVEIPGYSLAWLCLRKLGRKLALSGSLLLCSITCVASGYMTMRANWLIVTLFLIGKLGITSSFAVIYTYTAEMMPTVIRSGGVGVMSTFARCGAMLAPFVPLLGSYYEPLPLLLFGAASLIAGLLSLLLPETFHMKLPDTVEEAIALGK from the exons ATGTCCCCTTCAGCAGCCGGAGCCACGACAGACCTATTGGACTTTGATGAAATACTCACTCAAATTGGGGAGTTCGGACGCTATCAGCGGCGGAACTATCTGCTTATCTGTCTGCCCGTTCTGTTTGCCGCAGCAAACAGTCTGTCGTATGTGTTCACTGCTGGCAAACCCACCTACCGCTGCTACATACCCGGGTGCGACAGCATCCAGGCGCCAGAGTACCATGCCGACTGGCTGCACATAGCTGTGCCTGGAACTTGGAGCAAGAAGGGTTTGTTCACGCCAGCCAACTGCGATCGGTATGTGGCCAACGAGACGAGTGGTTTCAGCTGGGACCCTCTACAGCCGGGACAATGTACGGCCGATAACTTCACACAGGAGGAGGAGCGTTGCCTACAGTTCGTGTACGGGACCCAGGAGCGAACCATTGTGCAGGAGTGGCAGCTGACGTGCCAGGAGAATGCCTGGAAGCTGGCCTTTGTGGGAACCACACACTTTGCGGGACTGGTGATCGGTACCGCGTTGTTCGGTTACCTGGCCGATCG ATTTGGACGCAAGCGCATATTCTTGTTCTGCATCGTGTTCATGGCTGTGACTGGAATAGCGCAGGCCCTGGCCTGGGACTACATCAGTTTTCTGAGCTTTGCCTTGCTAAATGCCGTTGGCACCTCCGGCGTGTATCCGCTGGCTTTCATTATTGGCGTGGAGATGGTGGGGCCGAGGAAGCGCGAGATGTCCTCCATTGTGCTAAACTATTTCTATGCGGTGGGCGAAGCCCTGTTGGGGTTGTCCGTGTTCATTCCCAATTGGCGGCACTTACAGCTTATACTGTCTATACCACCGCTGCTCTTTTTGGGATACTTTTGGATTGTGCCAGAGTCGGTAAGGTGGCTATTGGCTCGCAACCAGCGGGAGAAGGCTGGCGTGATTATTCGGAGAGCGGCGGAGGTCAATCGCCGGGATATTTCCATTGAGTTGCTGGCCAGTTTCAAGCAGCAGGAACTAGACATGGAAAGTACCGACTATGATCCGAAGGAGAAACAAGAAAATAACCAAATTTGGCTGGCCGTCAAGGAGGTTTTTGCATCTCATGTTTTGATTATTCGCTATGTGAACATGCTCTTCATTTGGGCCGTCAATGCCATCGTCTACTATGGACTCTCCCTGAACTCGACCAGCTTGAGTGGCAACAAGTATCTGAACTTTACCCTGGTCTGCCTTGTGGAAATCCCCGGCTACAGCTTGGCGTGG CTGTGCCTGCGAAAACTAGGCCGCAAACTTGCTCTGTCTGGATCCCTGCTGCTCTGTTCGATCACCTGTGTGGCCAGCGGCTATATGACTATGC GTGCCAACTGGTTGATTGTGACGCTCTTTCTCATTGGAAAGCTGGGCATCACGTCCTCGTTTGCCGTCATCTATACGTACACCGCGGAAATGATGCCAACG GTCATACGTAGTGGAGGCGTTGGTGTCATGTCCACCTTTGCTCGCTGTGGTGCCATGCTGGCTCCCTTTGTGCCGCTGCTG GGATCATACTACGAGCCCCTACCACTGCTGCTCTTTGGAGCCGCCTCGCTGATTGCTGGTCTCctttcgctgctgctgccggaaACCTTTCACATGAAGCTGCCCGATACG GTAGAAGAGGCCATCGCTTTGGGAAAATAA
- the LOC108159041 gene encoding transmembrane protein 186 — translation MCPLVDVSSITAQLIDYIFKTNAMLQQLCRSHITRVRWPSSVPAAIQQLHQRRLGTAPKKTPILAETGFSEWRTIYSLPSIRLVAAFNRLKIYQAVLTAAGAPIAFALEQSGHATDALGIYAAIGVSGLITLTLASFAATNLVGFIYINEQQDMLKLAYVDFWGRRVETLVETDDLLPSWERGTMSQLRFFLPITLRSDAKRRYKLLNRFGNIADPQLFEGLFGD, via the exons ATGTGCCCGTTGGTGGATGTGTCATCGATAACTGCACAGCTGATTGATTATATTTTCAAAACAAACGCAA TGTTACAACAACTGTGCAGATCTCATATTACAAGAGTAAGATGGCCAAGCTCTGTGCCTGCAGCGATACAACAGTTGCATCAACGCCGCCTTGGAACTGCACCCAAAAAAACCCCGATCCTCGCTGAAACTGGCTTTTCCGAATGGCGGACCATTTACAGCCTGCCGTCAATACGCCTGGTGGCTGCATTTAATAGGTTAAAAATCTACCAGGCTGTTCTTACAGCTGCGGGAGCTCCCATTGCCTTTGCTCTCGAACAGTCCGGACACGCTACGGATGCACTGGGAATCTATGCCGCCATAGGGGTTAGTGGGCTGATAACCCTAACCCTAGCCAGTTTTGCAGCGACAAATCTCGTTGGATTTATCTACATCAACGAGCAGCAGGACATGCTGAAGCTTGCCTATGTGGATTTCTGGGGCCGCCGTGTAGAGACTTTGGTGGAGACCGATGATTTGCTCCCCAGCTGGGAACGGGGGACAATGAGCCAACTGAGATTCTTTTTGCCCATAACCCTGCGGAGTGATGCCAAAAGGCGCTACAAATTGTTGAATCGTTTTGGCAACATTGCCGATCCGCAACTGTTTGAGGGTCTCTTTGGAGATTAA
- the LOC108160980 gene encoding aquaporin-11 isoform X1 yields the protein MSMASLGVSGIFMVGCCVAAQIARLVSRRLVTREGIVPILVNEAIAAAELCACCFELIIVADNFGVAAYAVCLFVLTVWWGKVWGDASACPYTHMEDVLEGRTSFKEMALRTWAELMGGCCVYRIVQVFWWLEFAETHKGRAFESCSADLQVSPYLGAVIEGVATLLCRLASKTLSDKEPKFASYIDSFIGTSLVVAVYAFNYALLAAFNFSGGYFNPVLATALKWGCRGHTNFEHIIVYWIGACVGAVLSVPIYKLPIVRRFLLGEDKPKQD from the exons ATGTCGATGGCATCGCTGGGTGTCAGCGGGATCTTTATGGTCGGCTGCTGTGTGGCTGCCCAGATTGCCCGCCTGGTTAGCCGGCGCTTGGTGACACGGGAGGGAATCGTGCCCATTCTGGTCAACGAGGCGATAGCCGCCGCCGAGCTCTGTGCCTGTTGCTTCGAGCTGATCATAG TGGCGGACAACTTTGGTGTGGCGGCCTATGCTGTCTGCCTGTTCGTGCTGACGGTGTGGTGGGGGAAGGTCTGGGGCGACGCCTCCGCCTGCCCCTACACGCACATGGAAGACGTACTGGAGGGGCGCACCAGCTTCAAGGAGATGGCACTGCGAACATGGGCCGAGCTGATGGGCGGCTGCTGCGTCTACCGCATCGTGCAAGTCTTCTGGTGGCTGGAGTTCGCGGAAACCCACAAGGGACGGGCCTTCGAGTCCTGCAGTGCCGATCTACAGGTCAGCCCCTACCTGGGAGCCGTGATTGAGGGCGTGGCCACACTACTGTGCCGTCTGGCATCGAAAACCCTCAGCGACAAGGAGCCCAAGTTCGCCAGCTACATCGACTCCTTTATCGGCACCAGCCTGGTGGTGGCAG TTTACGCTTTCAACTATGCCCTGCTTGCAGCCTTCAACTTCTCCGGCGGCTATTTCAATCCGGTGTTGGCCACCGCCCTCAAGTGGGGATGTCGCGGCCACACCAACTTCGAGCACATCATTGTCTACTGGATTGGTGCCTGTGTTGGTGCTGTGCTCTCGGTGCCGATCTACAAGCTGCCTATCGTTCGACGCTTCCTTCTCGGCGAGGATAAGCCAAAACAGGACTAG
- the LOC108160980 gene encoding aquaporin-11 isoform X2: protein MSMASLGVSGIFMVGCCVAAQIARLVSRRLVTREGIVPILVNEAIAAAELCACCFELIIVADNFGVAAYAVCLFVLTVWWGKVWGDASACPYTHMEDVLEGRTSFKEMALRTWAELMGGCCVYRIVQVFWWLEFAETHKGRAFESCSADLQVSPYLGAVIEGVATLLCRLASKTLSDKEPKFASYIDSFIGTSLVVAAFNFSGGYFNPVLATALKWGCRGHTNFEHIIVYWIGACVGAVLSVPIYKLPIVRRFLLGEDKPKQD, encoded by the exons ATGTCGATGGCATCGCTGGGTGTCAGCGGGATCTTTATGGTCGGCTGCTGTGTGGCTGCCCAGATTGCCCGCCTGGTTAGCCGGCGCTTGGTGACACGGGAGGGAATCGTGCCCATTCTGGTCAACGAGGCGATAGCCGCCGCCGAGCTCTGTGCCTGTTGCTTCGAGCTGATCATAG TGGCGGACAACTTTGGTGTGGCGGCCTATGCTGTCTGCCTGTTCGTGCTGACGGTGTGGTGGGGGAAGGTCTGGGGCGACGCCTCCGCCTGCCCCTACACGCACATGGAAGACGTACTGGAGGGGCGCACCAGCTTCAAGGAGATGGCACTGCGAACATGGGCCGAGCTGATGGGCGGCTGCTGCGTCTACCGCATCGTGCAAGTCTTCTGGTGGCTGGAGTTCGCGGAAACCCACAAGGGACGGGCCTTCGAGTCCTGCAGTGCCGATCTACAGGTCAGCCCCTACCTGGGAGCCGTGATTGAGGGCGTGGCCACACTACTGTGCCGTCTGGCATCGAAAACCCTCAGCGACAAGGAGCCCAAGTTCGCCAGCTACATCGACTCCTTTATCGGCACCAGCCTGGTGGTGGCAG CCTTCAACTTCTCCGGCGGCTATTTCAATCCGGTGTTGGCCACCGCCCTCAAGTGGGGATGTCGCGGCCACACCAACTTCGAGCACATCATTGTCTACTGGATTGGTGCCTGTGTTGGTGCTGTGCTCTCGGTGCCGATCTACAAGCTGCCTATCGTTCGACGCTTCCTTCTCGGCGAGGATAAGCCAAAACAGGACTAG
- the LOC108158316 gene encoding uncharacterized protein LOC108158316, with translation MIQIKKVFCLLELKWGMLLIGIVELILCSILGGVCRGMHVDVVYYLSLIVSILHIVACVLLIVSIFVPKKELVILYLITGIIRVIVLIVGIIWLICYGLGNKIHNYQPIHTESIIVMIISLVLTVYFWLCVYSWFKKLGGSTPVD, from the exons ATGATTCAGATCAAAAAGGTTTTTTGCCTTCTGGAGCTAAAATGGGGTATGTTACTTATTGGGATCGTGGAATTAATACTGTGTTCTATTCTCGGTGGGGTGTGCAGAG GAATGCACGTGGATGTGGTTTACTATCTCAGCTTGATTGTCTCCATTCTTCACATTGTGGCCTGCGTCCTGCTAATTGTTTCCATTTTCGTG CCTAAGAAAGAGCTGGTTATTCTCTACTTGATAACTGGTATCATACGCGTAATTGTCCTTATAGTGGGCATAATTTGGTTGATCTGTTACGGTTTAGGTAATAAGATACATAATTACCAACCAATCCACACAGAATCCATTATTGTCATGATCATATCTTTGG TTCTCACCGTGTACTTTTGGCTATGCGTCTACTCATGGTTCAAGAAACTCGGTGGCTCTACCCCAGTGGATTAA